From a region of the Janthinobacterium sp. 61 genome:
- a CDS encoding ABC transporter permease: MSKPHTSPGLWALAWRRLRGDKIAMVSLAVVGAFFLLVLASASGLVASNWEDEVAVSYAPPTFIGADKDASASGDGAIPLPDERSAPTQVNVLDPLADDIAELRAQMGSNPSAGVEMYGVTDPLADDLTALRAGMGKTKKLIAHKAATLPFGADKWGHDIVQKTIKGGETSIVVGLVAALLAVVLGTLFGAVSGYFGGIVDDFFNWFYSIFTSIPSILMILTVAAVLQQKGVLTIVLILGLTGWTGPYRLIRAEYIKHKAREYVMAADAIGASHWRKMFSHIFPNVSHVALVQMSILVVGFIKAEVILSFLGFGVPVGTVSWGSMLNEAQNELILGKWWQLTAAATAMAVLVTAFSLFTDALRDALDPKVK, translated from the coding sequence CAAGATTGCAATGGTATCGCTGGCCGTGGTCGGCGCGTTTTTCCTGCTGGTGCTGGCGTCCGCCAGTGGCCTGGTAGCCTCGAACTGGGAAGATGAAGTGGCCGTCAGCTATGCGCCGCCCACCTTCATCGGTGCCGACAAGGACGCGTCCGCGTCCGGTGATGGCGCCATTCCCCTGCCGGACGAGCGCAGCGCACCGACACAAGTCAATGTGCTCGACCCGCTGGCCGACGATATCGCCGAACTGCGCGCCCAGATGGGCAGCAATCCGTCGGCTGGCGTGGAAATGTACGGCGTCACCGACCCGCTGGCCGACGACTTGACGGCCTTGCGCGCCGGCATGGGCAAGACGAAGAAGTTGATCGCGCACAAGGCGGCAACCTTGCCGTTCGGCGCCGACAAGTGGGGCCACGACATTGTCCAGAAAACCATCAAGGGCGGCGAAACGTCGATCGTGGTGGGCCTGGTGGCAGCCTTGCTGGCCGTGGTGCTGGGCACCTTGTTTGGCGCCGTGTCCGGTTACTTTGGCGGCATCGTCGATGATTTCTTCAACTGGTTCTACAGTATTTTCACATCGATTCCGTCCATTCTGATGATACTCACCGTGGCGGCCGTGCTGCAGCAAAAGGGCGTGCTGACCATCGTGCTGATCCTGGGCTTGACGGGCTGGACGGGGCCGTACCGTTTGATCCGCGCCGAATACATCAAGCACAAGGCACGCGAATACGTGATGGCGGCCGACGCCATCGGCGCCTCGCACTGGCGCAAGATGTTTTCCCACATCTTCCCCAACGTGAGCCACGTGGCGCTGGTGCAAATGTCAATTCTGGTGGTGGGCTTCATCAAGGCCGAAGTGATTTTGAGCTTCCTCGGCTTTGGCGTGCCGGTGGGCACCGTGTCGTGGGGCAGCATGCTCAACGAGGCACAAAATGAACTGATCCTGGGCAAATGGTGGCAGCTGACCGCCGCCGCCACGGCGATGGCCGTGCTGGTGACGGCGTTCTCGCTGTTTACCGATGCCTTGCGCGATGCGCTCGACCCCAAAGTGAAATAG
- a CDS encoding ABC transporter ATP-binding protein, with translation MDQNNLLEVRDLRVTFRLDKKTTFEAVKGISFNVPRNCTVALVGESGSGKSVSSLAVMGLLPPDNTIIDPASSIHFGGRDLLKLSIAERRTMCGKDISMIFQEPMSSLNPVFTVGFQIAEVLRQHMGMNRKQARARTLELLDEVGIPDPATKIDAYPSQMSGGQQQRVMIAMAIACEPKLLIADEPTTALDVTIQKQIMDLIAALQKKHQMSVLFITHDLGLVGEIADQVIVMRHGEVRETGEVRQVFEAPQDSYTKALLHCRPSLDERPWRLPVIADYMEGKAGPGVEVKQRTRGTRGYTPGDEPVLVVNNLSKSFYTRAGLFGKREFQAVKDVSFTLPRGKTLGVVGESGSGKTTVGLTLLRLHQATGGTAMFHGKDLIAMPNKEYLPYKRRIQIIFQNPYASLNPRFTVGQILLEPMRIHKIGANDQERIAKAYWLLEKVGLPEQAFHRYPHEFSGGQRQRIAIARCLTMQPEILVCDESVSALDVSVQAQVLNLLQDLQDEFGLSYIFISHDLSVVKYIADQVMVMHKGQVVELADSDELYRNPVHPYTRTLLSAIPKGVQL, from the coding sequence ATGGACCAGAATAACCTGTTGGAAGTGCGCGACCTGCGCGTCACCTTCCGCCTGGACAAGAAAACCACGTTTGAAGCCGTCAAGGGCATCTCGTTCAACGTGCCGCGCAACTGTACCGTCGCGCTGGTAGGCGAGTCGGGCAGCGGCAAGTCCGTCAGCTCGCTGGCCGTGATGGGCTTGTTGCCGCCAGATAACACCATCATCGATCCCGCGTCCAGCATCCATTTCGGCGGGCGCGACCTGCTCAAACTGTCGATCGCCGAGCGCCGCACCATGTGCGGCAAGGATATTTCGATGATCTTCCAGGAGCCGATGTCGTCGCTGAACCCCGTGTTTACCGTCGGGTTCCAGATCGCTGAAGTGTTGCGCCAGCACATGGGCATGAACCGCAAGCAGGCGCGCGCGCGTACCCTGGAGTTGCTCGACGAAGTGGGCATACCCGATCCCGCCACCAAGATCGACGCCTACCCGAGCCAGATGTCGGGCGGCCAGCAGCAGCGCGTGATGATCGCCATGGCGATTGCCTGCGAACCGAAACTCCTGATCGCGGACGAACCGACGACGGCGCTGGACGTGACGATCCAGAAGCAGATCATGGACTTGATCGCGGCGCTGCAAAAGAAACATCAAATGTCCGTGCTTTTCATTACCCACGACCTGGGCCTGGTGGGAGAAATTGCCGACCAGGTCATCGTCATGCGCCACGGCGAAGTGCGCGAGACGGGCGAGGTGCGCCAGGTGTTCGAGGCGCCGCAGGACAGCTACACCAAAGCGTTGCTGCATTGCCGCCCCTCGCTGGATGAGCGCCCGTGGCGCTTGCCCGTGATTGCCGACTACATGGAAGGCAAGGCGGGCCCCGGCGTGGAAGTGAAACAGCGCACGCGCGGCACGCGCGGCTATACGCCGGGCGACGAGCCCGTGCTGGTGGTGAATAATCTGAGCAAGAGTTTTTATACGCGTGCAGGCCTGTTCGGCAAGCGCGAATTCCAGGCAGTCAAGGACGTGTCATTTACCTTGCCACGCGGGAAGACCTTGGGCGTGGTGGGCGAATCCGGTTCCGGCAAGACGACGGTGGGTCTGACCCTGCTGCGCCTGCATCAGGCCACGGGCGGCACGGCCATGTTCCATGGCAAGGATCTCATTGCCATGCCGAACAAGGAATACCTGCCGTATAAACGCCGCATCCAGATCATCTTCCAGAATCCGTATGCCTCGCTCAATCCCCGTTTTACGGTGGGACAGATCCTGCTCGAACCGATGCGCATCCACAAGATTGGCGCGAATGACCAGGAACGCATCGCCAAGGCTTACTGGCTGTTGGAGAAGGTGGGATTGCCGGAACAGGCTTTCCACCGCTATCCGCACGAGTTTTCCGGCGGCCAACGCCAGCGCATCGCCATTGCCCGCTGCCTCACCATGCAGCCGGAAATTCTGGTGTGCGACGAATCCGTGTCGGCGCTGGACGTGTCGGTGCAGGCGCAAGTACTCAACCTGTTGCAGGATTTGCAGGATGAATTTGGCTTGTCGTACATCTTCATTTCGCACGATTTGTCTGTGGTCAAATACATCGCCGACCAGGTGATGGTGATGCACAAGGGGCAAGTGGTGGAACTGGCCGATTCGG